One Pectinophora gossypiella chromosome 9, ilPecGoss1.1, whole genome shotgun sequence genomic region harbors:
- the LOC126369708 gene encoding uncharacterized protein LOC126369708 produces MIDSQETMIQFVKIIERYPEIYDSTMDSYRIKYAAYKAWEKVAASVRKEMKEECTVNELKMKWKGIRSSFNRFKSKPNPCRRYYLCDALKFLEPFIKKCSTQGGHQSPDTYDENSLEDVQEKESWIEFHELCEDQDIKPNIELLHKPVEASTSSDRRRMDDASGSEDETYTPTKTKRKKSNDNPLSVSTDTLRSDDNDDNMQFFKSVLPDIKDFTAKEKRKFKVGILKLIDEIEAERKIIKKKESSSS; encoded by the exons ATGATTGATAGCCAAGAGACGATGATCCAATTTGTGAAGATAATTGAGAGATACCCTGAAATCTATGACAGCACAATGGATTCGTACAGGATCAAATATGCTGCGTACAAAGCATGGGAGAAAGTTGCAGCCAGTGTCCGAAAGGAAATGAAGGAGGAGTGTACAG TAAACGAattgaaaatgaaatggaaAGGCATTCGTTCATCGTTCAACAGATTCAAAAGCAAGCCAAATCCCTGCAGGAGATACTATCTCTGTGATGCTTTAAAGTTCTTAGAACCTTTTATTAAGAAATG TTCGACACAGGGTGGACACCAATCACCAGATACgtatgatgaaaatagtttagaAGATGTACAAGAAAAGGAATCATGGATTGAGTTTCACGAATTATGTGAAGATCAGGATATTAAACCTAACATAGAATTGTTACACAAGCCGGTAGAAGCGAGTACTTCCTCAGATAGACGCCGGATGGATGATGCATCAGGGTCTGAAGATGAAACATACACTCCAACTAAAACTAAACGTAAAAAAAGCAATGACAATCCACTTAGCGTATCTACAGATACACTTAGATCTGATGATAATGACGATAATATGCAATTTTTCAAAAGTGTTTTGCCAGATATAAAAGACTTCACTGCAAAAGAGAAAAGGAAATTCAAAGTAGGCATTTTAAAACTAATAGATGAAATAGAAGCAGAacgtaaaattattaaaaaaaaagaatcgtcAAGTTCTTGA